In Thermofilaceae archaeon, a genomic segment contains:
- a CDS encoding GNAT family N-acetyltransferase yields the protein MAIEISTYRPCVEDDLVRLWNRWLRYDPISISIFERKVLLDPNFDGEGLKLAVSGGRIVGFSLCILRRYPLFYQGLEERRGWITALAYDPEFPEAGGALMEASLEYFKGKGRSEVLFSPYTPNYFFPGVDPDRYAWLLELLERHGFVRLYEALSMDAQLWPDYTLPAEVEELEKKLEGEGVEVRPLETRDIYPLLRFLERSFPADWYRHALELLQSGCEKGQILVAVKGDEVVGYCQYWHSEDYHWHKPGAHFGPFGVREDMRGKGIGTVLLARCLWEMRRRGIHNAFVLWTDEQAARLYSRFGFKVTRRYFIMRRVI from the coding sequence GTGGCGATCGAAATTTCTACCTACAGGCCTTGCGTTGAGGATGATCTCGTGCGTTTGTGGAATAGGTGGCTCAGGTACGATCCAATCTCGATCTCCATCTTTGAGAGGAAGGTTCTCCTAGATCCAAACTTCGACGGTGAAGGGTTGAAGCTCGCAGTCAGCGGTGGTAGAATCGTGGGCTTCAGTTTATGCATCCTTCGAAGGTATCCCCTCTTCTACCAGGGTTTAGAGGAGCGCCGAGGGTGGATAACGGCTCTCGCTTACGATCCGGAGTTCCCTGAGGCGGGAGGAGCGCTGATGGAGGCCTCGCTCGAGTACTTCAAGGGGAAGGGGCGAAGCGAGGTTTTGTTCTCGCCTTACACTCCGAACTACTTCTTTCCGGGTGTCGACCCAGACAGGTACGCGTGGCTGCTGGAGCTGCTTGAGAGGCACGGATTCGTAAGGCTGTATGAAGCTCTCAGCATGGATGCCCAGCTGTGGCCCGACTATACGCTGCCCGCCGAGGTCGAGGAGCTGGAGAAGAAGCTGGAGGGTGAGGGGGTTGAGGTTCGGCCCCTCGAGACGAGGGACATCTACCCGCTCCTCAGGTTCCTGGAGAGGAGCTTCCCGGCCGACTGGTACAGGCACGCTCTCGAGCTCCTCCAGAGCGGCTGCGAGAAAGGGCAGATCCTGGTAGCGGTGAAGGGGGATGAAGTTGTCGGCTACTGCCAGTACTGGCATAGCGAGGATTACCACTGGCACAAGCCTGGAGCGCACTTCGGGCCTTTCGGCGTGAGGGAGGATATGCGTGGTAAGGGGATCGGCACGGTGCTGCTGGCGCGCTGCCTCTGGGAGATGAGGCGTAGGGGTATTCACAACGCCTTCGTCCTCTGGACTGACGAGCAAGCGGCGCGCTTGTACTCGCGCTTCGGGTTTAAAGTGACGCGCAGGTACTTCATCATGAGGAGGGTGATCTAA
- a CDS encoding ECF transporter S component, with translation MAPRRSAAFAAVASMLSALTAVLTYFPGLALPSPTGGYTHIGDTVIYLAALLFGPAMGATVGLVGPVIADLLIGYPRWYVTLVAHGLQGYVAGLGKGKRFPVQLAAMLVGGLIMSFTYFAVNVFVKGLAPALVSLARDIFGQTAVSVALAAILLKPLEKSPPVRAAQALLATGGQSSSAGRA, from the coding sequence GTGGCGCCCAGAAGGAGCGCTGCTTTCGCGGCTGTTGCATCCATGCTATCCGCATTGACAGCCGTTCTAACCTACTTCCCGGGCCTGGCTCTCCCCTCACCAACCGGCGGTTACACGCACATCGGTGATACCGTCATCTACCTCGCCGCTCTCCTGTTCGGGCCGGCGATGGGGGCGACCGTGGGGCTCGTCGGCCCCGTGATCGCCGACCTCCTCATCGGCTACCCGCGCTGGTACGTTACGCTAGTGGCGCACGGGCTTCAAGGATACGTCGCTGGGCTAGGGAAGGGTAAGAGGTTCCCGGTGCAGCTGGCCGCCATGCTAGTGGGTGGTCTCATCATGAGCTTCACGTACTTCGCGGTAAACGTCTTCGTGAAAGGCCTAGCCCCAGCCCTCGTCTCCCTCGCACGCGATATCTTCGGCCAAACCGCAGTCTCAGTAGCTCTAGCAGCAATCCTGCTGAAACCTCTCGAGAAGAGTCCACCCGTGAGAGCTGCGCAGGCCCTACTAGCTACAGGGGGGCAGAGCAGCTCTGCTGGGCGGGCTTAA
- a CDS encoding L-fucose/L-arabinose isomerase family protein yields the protein MKSPVFGVTMILDERKHVYPHYYDKCLEMVHYWRSFIESIKFQDGTSPRAVASSELITSVDSARRVGEEFLEKKVRAVILNFHVWNFPYLVWPFINTVGKDKPILCLSNNEGAYPGNVGLLATSGALRQAGLTVHRIIGDPGDPKVKEKVRKWVMAATAAVNLRNEVYGMYGGHSMGMETGYFHLVPIQRYFGTTVYQIDQLLIVEKMREIPDEEVEKGVKWLEENVGRIEYDGKMLTRETLAKQVRLYLAVKRLNEEYGFDFCGIKGQRELSEHVVIPDVAEMLLNDPYDWNGPKEPTVCATEADSLGALTMQVLKYVSGGLPVLFMDVRLYHPDLGIWDFCNSGVHASWYAARSYNPRENLRKVTLYPALELYFKAGGASVSFDAAPGELTFARLGLYRDQLYMVIVKGEAVELDEETRRRINAQTNPTWPHVHARLNCSYEEFIEFFPANHIHAVAGDRVEELLLFCELTGVKPILLGTGRYRSFQEAFQ from the coding sequence ATGAAGAGCCCCGTTTTTGGGGTAACAATGATACTGGATGAGCGCAAGCACGTCTACCCGCACTACTACGATAAGTGCCTCGAGATGGTCCACTACTGGAGGTCGTTCATCGAGTCGATCAAGTTCCAGGATGGAACGTCACCTAGGGCTGTGGCCTCATCCGAGCTCATCACTTCGGTTGATTCCGCCAGAAGGGTTGGCGAAGAGTTCCTGGAGAAGAAGGTCCGCGCGGTGATCCTCAACTTCCACGTGTGGAACTTCCCCTACCTTGTCTGGCCCTTCATCAACACCGTGGGTAAGGATAAGCCGATCCTCTGCCTCTCGAACAATGAGGGCGCTTACCCCGGTAACGTCGGGCTGCTGGCCACAAGTGGCGCGTTGAGGCAGGCCGGCTTGACGGTCCACAGGATCATCGGCGACCCCGGGGACCCGAAGGTGAAGGAGAAGGTGAGGAAGTGGGTGATGGCTGCCACCGCTGCGGTCAACCTGAGGAACGAAGTGTACGGAATGTACGGTGGCCACTCGATGGGGATGGAGACCGGGTACTTCCACCTCGTCCCCATCCAGCGGTACTTCGGCACGACGGTCTACCAGATTGATCAGCTTTTGATCGTCGAGAAGATGAGGGAGATCCCCGACGAGGAGGTTGAGAAGGGGGTTAAGTGGCTGGAGGAGAACGTGGGGAGGATCGAGTACGATGGGAAAATGCTCACGAGGGAGACTTTGGCCAAGCAGGTAAGGCTCTACCTGGCGGTCAAAAGGCTCAACGAGGAGTACGGCTTCGACTTCTGCGGGATTAAGGGTCAGAGGGAGCTTTCGGAGCACGTCGTGATCCCCGATGTAGCAGAGATGCTCCTCAACGACCCGTACGACTGGAACGGCCCTAAAGAGCCAACCGTCTGCGCGACAGAGGCAGACTCTCTTGGCGCCTTGACCATGCAGGTTCTGAAGTACGTCAGCGGCGGGCTGCCCGTGCTCTTCATGGACGTTAGGCTCTACCACCCCGACCTCGGCATCTGGGACTTCTGCAACTCCGGCGTGCACGCGAGCTGGTACGCAGCCAGGAGCTACAACCCGAGGGAGAACCTGAGGAAGGTGACGCTGTACCCGGCTCTCGAGCTCTACTTCAAGGCTGGGGGCGCCTCCGTTTCCTTCGACGCTGCACCAGGCGAGCTCACTTTCGCGCGGCTCGGCCTCTACAGGGATCAACTGTACATGGTGATTGTGAAGGGTGAAGCCGTCGAGCTAGACGAGGAGACTAGGAGGAGGATAAACGCGCAGACGAACCCAACATGGCCCCACGTTCACGCCAGGTTGAACTGCTCCTACGAGGAGTTCATCGAGTTCTTCCCCGCTAACCACATCCACGCTGTAGCGGGCGATAGAGTCGAAGAGCTCCTGCTATTCTGCGAGCTCACAGGGGTAAAACCCATCCTGCTGGGAACAGGAAGGTACAGATCGTTCCAGGAAGCTTTTCAGTAA